Proteins encoded in a region of the Buteo buteo chromosome 11, bButBut1.hap1.1, whole genome shotgun sequence genome:
- the CMKLR1 gene encoding chemerin-like receptor 1 isoform X2, with the protein MSSVPRPAWRELPLCCGTLNHRLSPHPAGHPAAPGARPPHRRRETMALSNLSNYLDDVDNYSDYPDYTYEETSSVWTDPSYEPKDIARILSVIIYSVSCVLGILGNGLVIAIITLKMKKSVNAIWFLNLAVADFLFNIFLPINIAYTAMRYNWIFGTVMCKLNSFLLILNMYTSVLLLTTISFDRYVSVVFPVWSQNHRSTNLAYLVCFIIWTVGIIMSCPSLVFRDTAQARNSVICFSNFSLSRNKSYQALALMRHRTVNITRFLAGYILPITIITFCYIAIVFNLRRNRLAKSKKPFKIIITIIVTFFLCWSPYHLLNLLETEPDMIPRSVFEISIPITTALAASNSCMNPVLYVFMGQDFKKFKVTILSRLVNALSEETGHSSIVHRSFSKMSSMTEKEMTVL; encoded by the exons ATGAG CTCCGTCCCTAGACCTGCGTGGAGGGAGCTGCCTTTGTGCTGTGGGACACTGAACCACCGCCTCTCCCCCCATCCCGCCGGGCATCCAGCTGCGCCGGGAGCACGGCCGCCGCACCGGAGACGAGAG ACAATGGCGCTTTCCAATTTGTCCAACTACTTGGATGATGTTGATAACTACAGCGACTACCCAGATTACACCTATGAGGAGACCAGCAGCGTGTGGACAGACCCGTCCTACGAACCGAAAGACATTGCGAGGATCCTCTCTGTCATCATCTACAGCGTGTCCTGTGTGTTGGGCATCCTGGGGAATGGCCTTGTCATCGCAATCATAACTCTGAAGATGAAGAAGTCAGTCAATGCCATCTGGTTCCTCAACCTGGCTGTCGCCGACTTCCTCTTCAACATCTTCCTGCCCATAAACATTGCTTACACGGCTATGCGGTACAACTGGATCTTTGGGACAGTCATGTGCAAGTTgaactccttcctcctcatcctcaaCATGTACACCAGTGTCCTTCTGCTCACCACCATCAGCTTCGATCGCTATGTGTCAGTGGTTTTTCCTGTCTGGTCTCAAAACCATCGGTCGACCAACCTAGCATATTTAGTTTGCTTCATTATCTGGACCGTTGGCATCATTATGAGCTGCCCGTCTCTTGTCTTCCGAGACACAGCACAAGCCCGCAACTCCGTGATTTGTTTTAGCAACTTCTCCCTCTCCAGGAATAAGTCTTACCAAGCCCTGGCACTAATGAGGCACCGAACGGTGAACATCACCAGGTTCCTCGCCGGATACATCCTTCCCATAACCATCATCACTTTCTGCTACATCGCCATTGTCTTCAACTTGCGTCGAAACCGCCTTGCCAAGTCCAAAAAGCCTTTCAAGATCATCATCACCATTATAGTTACCTTCTTCCTTTGCTGGAGTCCCTACCACCTGCTGAACCTCCTAGAAACAGAGCCCGACATGATCCCGCGCTCCGTGTTTGAGATCAGCATCCCCATAACGACGGCGCTTGCTGCCTCCAACAGCTGCATGAACCCCGTCCTCTATGTCTTCATGGGCCAGGACTTTAAGAAGTTTAAGGTCACCATCCTTTCCAGACTGGTGAATGCCCTCAGTGAGGAGACAGGCCACTCCAGCATCGTTCACAGGAGCTTCTCCAAGATGTCTTCAATGACCGAGAAGGAGATGACAGTCCTCTAA
- the CMKLR1 gene encoding chemerin-like receptor 1 isoform X1 → MLLAQVCSARFWSSRCTSVPRPAWRELPLCCGTLNHRLSPHPAGHPAAPGARPPHRRRETMALSNLSNYLDDVDNYSDYPDYTYEETSSVWTDPSYEPKDIARILSVIIYSVSCVLGILGNGLVIAIITLKMKKSVNAIWFLNLAVADFLFNIFLPINIAYTAMRYNWIFGTVMCKLNSFLLILNMYTSVLLLTTISFDRYVSVVFPVWSQNHRSTNLAYLVCFIIWTVGIIMSCPSLVFRDTAQARNSVICFSNFSLSRNKSYQALALMRHRTVNITRFLAGYILPITIITFCYIAIVFNLRRNRLAKSKKPFKIIITIIVTFFLCWSPYHLLNLLETEPDMIPRSVFEISIPITTALAASNSCMNPVLYVFMGQDFKKFKVTILSRLVNALSEETGHSSIVHRSFSKMSSMTEKEMTVL, encoded by the exons ATGCTCCTGGCACAGGTGTGCAGTGCCAGATTTTGGTCCAGCCGCTGCAC CTCCGTCCCTAGACCTGCGTGGAGGGAGCTGCCTTTGTGCTGTGGGACACTGAACCACCGCCTCTCCCCCCATCCCGCCGGGCATCCAGCTGCGCCGGGAGCACGGCCGCCGCACCGGAGACGAGAG ACAATGGCGCTTTCCAATTTGTCCAACTACTTGGATGATGTTGATAACTACAGCGACTACCCAGATTACACCTATGAGGAGACCAGCAGCGTGTGGACAGACCCGTCCTACGAACCGAAAGACATTGCGAGGATCCTCTCTGTCATCATCTACAGCGTGTCCTGTGTGTTGGGCATCCTGGGGAATGGCCTTGTCATCGCAATCATAACTCTGAAGATGAAGAAGTCAGTCAATGCCATCTGGTTCCTCAACCTGGCTGTCGCCGACTTCCTCTTCAACATCTTCCTGCCCATAAACATTGCTTACACGGCTATGCGGTACAACTGGATCTTTGGGACAGTCATGTGCAAGTTgaactccttcctcctcatcctcaaCATGTACACCAGTGTCCTTCTGCTCACCACCATCAGCTTCGATCGCTATGTGTCAGTGGTTTTTCCTGTCTGGTCTCAAAACCATCGGTCGACCAACCTAGCATATTTAGTTTGCTTCATTATCTGGACCGTTGGCATCATTATGAGCTGCCCGTCTCTTGTCTTCCGAGACACAGCACAAGCCCGCAACTCCGTGATTTGTTTTAGCAACTTCTCCCTCTCCAGGAATAAGTCTTACCAAGCCCTGGCACTAATGAGGCACCGAACGGTGAACATCACCAGGTTCCTCGCCGGATACATCCTTCCCATAACCATCATCACTTTCTGCTACATCGCCATTGTCTTCAACTTGCGTCGAAACCGCCTTGCCAAGTCCAAAAAGCCTTTCAAGATCATCATCACCATTATAGTTACCTTCTTCCTTTGCTGGAGTCCCTACCACCTGCTGAACCTCCTAGAAACAGAGCCCGACATGATCCCGCGCTCCGTGTTTGAGATCAGCATCCCCATAACGACGGCGCTTGCTGCCTCCAACAGCTGCATGAACCCCGTCCTCTATGTCTTCATGGGCCAGGACTTTAAGAAGTTTAAGGTCACCATCCTTTCCAGACTGGTGAATGCCCTCAGTGAGGAGACAGGCCACTCCAGCATCGTTCACAGGAGCTTCTCCAAGATGTCTTCAATGACCGAGAAGGAGATGACAGTCCTCTAA
- the CMKLR1 gene encoding chemerin-like receptor 1 isoform X3 — MALSNLSNYLDDVDNYSDYPDYTYEETSSVWTDPSYEPKDIARILSVIIYSVSCVLGILGNGLVIAIITLKMKKSVNAIWFLNLAVADFLFNIFLPINIAYTAMRYNWIFGTVMCKLNSFLLILNMYTSVLLLTTISFDRYVSVVFPVWSQNHRSTNLAYLVCFIIWTVGIIMSCPSLVFRDTAQARNSVICFSNFSLSRNKSYQALALMRHRTVNITRFLAGYILPITIITFCYIAIVFNLRRNRLAKSKKPFKIIITIIVTFFLCWSPYHLLNLLETEPDMIPRSVFEISIPITTALAASNSCMNPVLYVFMGQDFKKFKVTILSRLVNALSEETGHSSIVHRSFSKMSSMTEKEMTVL; from the coding sequence ATGGCGCTTTCCAATTTGTCCAACTACTTGGATGATGTTGATAACTACAGCGACTACCCAGATTACACCTATGAGGAGACCAGCAGCGTGTGGACAGACCCGTCCTACGAACCGAAAGACATTGCGAGGATCCTCTCTGTCATCATCTACAGCGTGTCCTGTGTGTTGGGCATCCTGGGGAATGGCCTTGTCATCGCAATCATAACTCTGAAGATGAAGAAGTCAGTCAATGCCATCTGGTTCCTCAACCTGGCTGTCGCCGACTTCCTCTTCAACATCTTCCTGCCCATAAACATTGCTTACACGGCTATGCGGTACAACTGGATCTTTGGGACAGTCATGTGCAAGTTgaactccttcctcctcatcctcaaCATGTACACCAGTGTCCTTCTGCTCACCACCATCAGCTTCGATCGCTATGTGTCAGTGGTTTTTCCTGTCTGGTCTCAAAACCATCGGTCGACCAACCTAGCATATTTAGTTTGCTTCATTATCTGGACCGTTGGCATCATTATGAGCTGCCCGTCTCTTGTCTTCCGAGACACAGCACAAGCCCGCAACTCCGTGATTTGTTTTAGCAACTTCTCCCTCTCCAGGAATAAGTCTTACCAAGCCCTGGCACTAATGAGGCACCGAACGGTGAACATCACCAGGTTCCTCGCCGGATACATCCTTCCCATAACCATCATCACTTTCTGCTACATCGCCATTGTCTTCAACTTGCGTCGAAACCGCCTTGCCAAGTCCAAAAAGCCTTTCAAGATCATCATCACCATTATAGTTACCTTCTTCCTTTGCTGGAGTCCCTACCACCTGCTGAACCTCCTAGAAACAGAGCCCGACATGATCCCGCGCTCCGTGTTTGAGATCAGCATCCCCATAACGACGGCGCTTGCTGCCTCCAACAGCTGCATGAACCCCGTCCTCTATGTCTTCATGGGCCAGGACTTTAAGAAGTTTAAGGTCACCATCCTTTCCAGACTGGTGAATGCCCTCAGTGAGGAGACAGGCCACTCCAGCATCGTTCACAGGAGCTTCTCCAAGATGTCTTCAATGACCGAGAAGGAGATGACAGTCCTCTAA